A genomic region of Campylobacter corcagiensis contains the following coding sequences:
- a CDS encoding ABC transporter substrate-binding protein: protein MKNIFKIFLLFALALNFAFAKDVLVVGIEGETKRLNPLYDEDHDPTLGLLFSGLTKHDENTKVVPDLAKSWEISEDGLEYVFTLRDDAYWHDGEKFSAEDVKFSIESAKDKTLNSPAIANYEMVKSVEILDPYKLKVTLNSPFPPFLDALSFGVLPKHLLEGKNIDSDKFNENPVGTGPYKFVEWKKGQSVEFVANEEYYATKPSIKRVFLKVVPDANVRLMQLKSGELDAALIDSSGVELAKSDKNLDVIKFDSADYRALMFNFNHEILKDRAVRVALNYFTDKDSIVKNLLHNQGIVAHNPIQKSFANDLSKKYSFDPKKGDEILTKAGWKKNKNGIYEKDGKTLSFDIYSFNSDPLRVAIANILSLELQKQGIDAKAYAKPKTAFKIADVDSFIIGWGSPFDPDFHTYRIFGSFADSDINENGWNYSHYKDENADEALKNARSTNDIEKRKAYYKEFLDAIYENPPYIFVAYLDFNLAHNKNLTGIKTQTLGHHGAGFLWNINEWKFKD from the coding sequence ATGAAAAATATTTTCAAGATATTTCTACTCTTTGCTTTGGCGTTAAATTTTGCCTTTGCAAAGGATGTTTTAGTTGTGGGAATTGAGGGCGAAACCAAGCGTCTTAATCCACTATATGATGAAGACCATGACCCAACTTTAGGTTTGCTTTTTTCAGGACTTACAAAACACGATGAAAACACAAAAGTCGTTCCTGATTTAGCAAAAAGCTGGGAGATAAGCGAAGATGGGCTTGAGTATGTTTTTACTCTAAGAGATGACGCGTATTGGCATGATGGCGAAAAATTTAGTGCTGAGGACGTTAAATTTAGCATTGAAAGTGCAAAAGATAAAACTCTAAATTCACCAGCCATTGCTAACTATGAGATGGTAAAAAGCGTTGAAATTTTAGATCCATATAAATTAAAAGTAACACTAAATTCGCCATTTCCACCATTTTTAGACGCTCTTAGTTTTGGAGTTTTGCCTAAGCATTTATTAGAAGGAAAAAACATTGACTCTGATAAATTTAATGAAAATCCAGTTGGAACAGGACCATATAAATTTGTAGAGTGGAAAAAAGGTCAAAGCGTTGAATTTGTGGCAAATGAAGAGTATTACGCTACAAAGCCAAGTATAAAAAGAGTTTTTCTAAAAGTAGTTCCTGATGCAAATGTAAGACTTATGCAGCTTAAAAGCGGCGAGTTAGACGCGGCTTTGATTGACTCAAGCGGAGTTGAGCTTGCTAAGAGTGATAAAAATTTAGATGTTATTAAATTTGATAGTGCTGATTATAGGGCTTTAATGTTTAACTTTAACCATGAAATTTTAAAAGATAGAGCCGTTAGAGTAGCTCTAAACTACTTCACAGATAAAGACTCAATCGTTAAAAACCTACTACACAATCAAGGAATCGTAGCTCACAACCCAATCCAAAAAAGCTTTGCAAATGACCTAAGCAAAAAATATAGCTTTGATCCTAAAAAAGGTGATGAAATTTTAACTAAAGCTGGCTGGAAAAAGAATAAAAACGGAATTTATGAAAAAGATGGTAAAACTTTAAGCTTTGATATTTATAGCTTTAACTCAGATCCACTAAGAGTTGCTATTGCAAATATTTTAAGTCTTGAACTTCAAAAACAAGGCATTGATGCAAAAGCTTACGCTAAGCCAAAAACAGCTTTTAAAATAGCTGATGTTGATAGCTTTATAATCGGCTGGGGAAGCCCATTTGATCCTGATTTTCACACATATAGAATTTTTGGAAGTTTTGCTGATAGCGACATAAATGAAAACGGCTGGAACTATAGTCACTATAAAGATGAAAACGCTGATGAGGCTTTAAAAAATGCAAGAAGCACAAATGATATAGAAAAAAGAAAGGCTTACTATAAGGAATTTTTAGATGCGATTTATGAAAATCCTCCATATATTTTCGTAGCTTATCTTGACTTTAACCTTGCTCATAACAAAAACCTAACAGGCATAAAAACCCAAACTTTAGGACACCACGGTGCTGGATTTTTATGGAATATAAATGAGTGGAAGTTTAAAGATTGA